GATATAGCAAGCGTTTATATTACAAAGAGAAGGTTTAAGCTCTTGCATAAAATTTCACTTTAGAGTTTTGTCAGGTGTCTTTACAAGTAAAtctgttgtttttcttttcttgtgatGTTTCACTTTTTGAACAGAGTCTTTAGTGCATCAATTGGGTGTTTCTGTTGGTggctttcttttgttttcggTTTCACTTTATTGCTATCGGAAATGGATGTCAATTTGAAGGAAAAATCCAAACGAAAGTCCCTTTTAAGTTGCACAATAAAAGACTAGAGATCGCAATAGCAAATCATATCGCAACAAACAGTAATGGGATTTTGAGATTGTAGTGATGAGCTGATTGTGTTTTTGAACTTTTTGCTGCATTTGATGTAGGTGCAAAGTCTATGGTTAACTTTGAAGATGTTGGTGGAGAAGACACAATGGATGCGCCATTTTTTCAACCGcttgttaaagaagaaaacGGTGATGAGGATTATGATGTGTTCCTTAACCCACCTGCCAAGAAAAGGCGGCTCACGGCTACTCAAGTTCAGTTTCTTGAAAGGAACTTTGAGGTAGAAAATAAGCTTGAACCTGAAAGAAAGATACAACTTGCTAAGGAACTTGGCTTGCAGCCTCGTCAAGTTGCAATTTGGTTTCAAAATAGGCGGGCTCGGTTCAAGAACAAACAACTTGAAAAGGACTACGATTCTTTGAAAGCCAGCTATGATAAGCTCAAGGCTGATTATGACAATCTCCTTAAGGAGaatgagaatttgaaaaatgagGTAAACCTTGTTACTTGAAGAATCCGCAATATATCTTCTGAATACACTTTACAAACGGTTCACTTGACTAATTCTGTTGCTATTTTTCCTGTGCAACAGTTTGTTTCCCTGAAAGATAAATTGCTTGCTAGAGAGAAAGGGAGAGAAAACTTTGAACCATTTCATGCCATCAATTCAGTGAATGAAGAACCTCAAAACTCAATTCCAATGACTGTATCTGGAAAGGATTCCAATGCACCAATAGTGACACCAAAACAAGAAGATGCAAGTTCGGCAAAAAGCGATATTTTCGACTCAGATAGCCCGCATTCATTCTTGGAGCCGGCTGATTCTTCTAATGTTTTTGAGCCAGACCAGTCAGATTTTTCGcaagatgaagaagatgacTTTGGCAGGAGCTTTTTGCCCCTACCATGTTTCTCAAAACTCTACCATGACCCACCTGCAAACTCGTGTAATTTTGAATTCTGTGTGGATGATCAACCCTTTTGGTCCTGGAGTTATTAAGTATTATATCTCATATAAGATGTTCCACATTGCCCTATCAAAGCAAAATTCAAAGTTCTCAGTTGTAATTATAGTTTACTGAGAAACCAATATAGTGCTCaattttcttgcttttaaatTACCATATGATGAATGATCTGCTTTGCCTAACTAGTATCTATAGTTTTACTCAGCAACCAGGCATGAGAAAAGGATTGGTATCTTATATTACATAAGTTGCTATGCTTACACAAGACTAATCCTGTGTGACAATAATGTGAATGGACATCATCCCCATTTGAGATGCTTGTTTGGGATTCTCAATCAGCCAAAATCTTGGGCAATAAGCAATAGAGAATAGCAAACTTCTGGAGGAGTGTGCTTGTCTTGACGCTACATTGGGGCAAATGGAGAAAGAATGAAATGCACTGCACACAACTGCATAATTTCAAACCTAAGATATGAATATCTttgtaaagaaagaaaaaagaaaaaagaaaagaaggccTAAAGGTCTGAAAGCTTGAGCACTGCCGTACATAGCAACTGTTCTTGGTACCAATTCTCAGCATGAAAAAGAGAACCAGACATAAGTCACCGAGGTTGGTGGATTTACTCCGCAGTCTATGAGTCAGTGTTTTATTTATTGGTTAGCACTTGAGGGGATAATTCATGTGGAAATGTATAGTTAAAATTCATGTGGAGATGTATAATTAAAGTGTTCATAAGATTAGTGCGACTATTAAAATGACTTTTGATTTAAAGAAAAGTGAAAGTAAGTATTTGATATATGTTAGTCAatacatttaaattaaataaacacgttaaaagtatattttaagaaataaaacacTCACAGATTTAGTCTAATAGTAGATGCATATATCAATTTGAGTAAAGTTTCATCCTCAATTTGTaattcttaattgaaaaaaaaaaaccttaaaattaaaagaaggcTACAAATTAAACTTGAATTTTAATCTACGGTTCATGGCGACTGATAATTCGTgttcataaataatttaactaaaCGGTTtatgataatcaatagtgaTAGCTAGTAGGTGAATTATTGatctatattatattagtattttataaaatcaataaaagaaataaaagaaaaaagaaaatacctcTTAAGGTTACATACAAACCGGAAGGCAAGGGACCTTGACTTCTGTCGTTATAAATCATATAATGTACCAAACATAAACTAACCATGGCAAACGATGCACTAAATCAGCCttaaacatttaatttttgaggCAATCTAGTTTTCCAAATTGATACCAAGAGAGTATCATTCTTCTACTTAgtttagatattaaatttcaatttattctGATTTAATCGTTGAGATTTAACCACATTCACTAATATTACAAAagtaactaataataaaagaaataattaaaataaaataaaataaatcagcAATTAACTTAAGGACTAAACTAAAATTAGTTGTAAAATTTTGCTATAATTATCCTGCGATTAAAGTTAACAATGGGCAGCAAAAGCATGCATTTGACAGGACTCCCCTAATCTGTGTGCTTGTGGATGGATGTTTAGAGAGCAGGTATTAGGCAACAAAACGACACACCACCATTGATAGAATGTGAAAAGCAAAAACCCCATTAATAAAAGTAGTTCTTAGTAAAATCCAAGAATCCTGCAATTCTTTAATCATTATAATTCATAAACTATGGCAAActctgaaaaaagaaaaacaggtTCAATGCTTTTATGCAAGTCAAAATTCTGGTATGGTATGCTTCATCTTCTGCACagcttctccttcttcttctttttcttcttttttttttttcttggcaACGACTTTCTTGGCACTCTATTGGCCTATTAAAGATGTTGACAGGTTTGGTCTTGGAAAGATTATAATCCAATAGAAAAACTTTGTATATTTcgtgttatatttatatttataaacacatttctttaaaattccTGTTCAAGATTTGCATCTGTTAAGAGAATATATTGCTGATGCAAGTAGGGCTTGTTAATGTGACACGTTAGTTATTGATGAACCtgactaatttattattaaattatagtttaatGACATGttttagtcataatttggcACTAATGTTCTCCAATCTCCGTTGCATGCCATCACCTGTAcaacttaattaatctaagCATATAGCTACTATCACCTTCCTGATGGATATTTCCTACTGGTTTTCTGGAAACCATAATTGGAGAgcttaaataaattcttttcattCAGTGAAAGTGACTGccaattagaaaaatatggtggtataataaatttaacataaatttttctttttttaattctttttgtcaTTAATGACTTTccccattttcttttcaactattaaattaatgtGTAATAAACTTTTGATTGGAAaaacatcaataaaaaaataaaagaaaagaaagaaccaACCACATTTACAAGTTCTAGTCTGAAAGTCAAGAAAATcatgctattttttttattttatattcattttatacatTAATATTGTCAATGGTGAACTAACCAGGGTCTGAGAACATGGAACTACAACCTACCAGATATTATTTACAATATACTT
The Ricinus communis isolate WT05 ecotype wild-type chromosome 1, ASM1957865v1, whole genome shotgun sequence DNA segment above includes these coding regions:
- the LOC8287025 gene encoding homeobox-leucine zipper protein HAT5; the protein is MAGDKVSDVSNVMTTVLLQNDTLPCEPVWVPASSATIHGAKSMVNFEDVGGEDTMDAPFFQPLVKEENGDEDYDVFLNPPAKKRRLTATQVQFLERNFEVENKLEPERKIQLAKELGLQPRQVAIWFQNRRARFKNKQLEKDYDSLKASYDKLKADYDNLLKENENLKNEFVSLKDKLLAREKGRENFEPFHAINSVNEEPQNSIPMTVSGKDSNAPIVTPKQEDASSAKSDIFDSDSPHSFLEPADSSNVFEPDQSDFSQDEEDDFGRSFLPLPCFSKLYHDPPANSCNFEFCVDDQPFWSWSY